A single window of Malus sylvestris chromosome 5, drMalSylv7.2, whole genome shotgun sequence DNA harbors:
- the LOC126624752 gene encoding pentatricopeptide repeat-containing protein At4g33990 isoform X1, whose product MLRLVPTCRGRHVSKFLSSHRLCCQSFSSATNTLQLPSDGFANDNRNDNIDFLFHSCTNVHHAKQLHAYLVVLGKSQNIFLAAKLVNRYAYLGDLSFSRRTFDSIPGKDVYTWNSMVSAYVRSGRFREALDCFSQFSLTSDLHPDFYTFPPVLKACENLVDGKKIHCRVLKLGFEWDVFVAASLIHMYSRFGFIYVARKLFDDMPFRDTGSWNAMISGFCQNANAADALDVLVEMRMEGIKMDRVTVASLLTACAQSNDISSGRLIHLYVIKHGLDFDLFVCNALINMYSKFGSLGHARRVFDQMEVRDLVSWNSIVAAYEQNNDPITALELFNAMQLRGIQPDFLTLVSLASILAQLSDSEKSKSVHGFILRRDWFVEDVVIGNAVVDMYAKLGAIDSARTVFEGLPTKDAVSWNTLITGYAQNGHASEAIEVYRMMQQCKEIIPNHGTWVSILPAYTHVGALQQGMKVHGRVIKNRVYSDVFVGTCLIDMYGKCGRLDDALCLFSQVPRKSSVPWNALISCHGVHGHGEKALQLFNDMLDEGVKPDHVTFVSLMAACSHSGLVNEGQSFFHTMQEQYGIKPSLKHYGCMVDLLGRAGHLNKAYNFIENMCVRPDASVWGALLGACRIHGNVEMGKIASERLFEVDSENVGYYVLLSNIYANFGKWEGVEKVRSLARNRGLTKTPGWSSIEVNNNVDVFYTANQSHPKCEEIYEKLRDLTARMKSLGYIPDLSFVLQDVEDDEKEHILNSHSERLAIAFGIISTAPKTPIRIFKNLRVCGDCHNATKFISVITEREIIVRDSNRFHHFKDGTCSCGDYW is encoded by the exons atgttgag GTTGGTGCCCACCTGCAGAGGTAGGCatgtttccaaatttttgtccTCACATCGACTTTGTTGTCAATCGTTCTCATCAGCTACAAATACTTTGCAGCTGCCATCAGATGGCTTTGCGAATGATAACAGAAATGATAATATCGATTTTCTATTCCACTCCTGCACAAATGTTCACCATGCTAAGCAACTCCATGCTTATCTTGTGGTGTTGGGAAAATCTCAGAATATCTTTCTTGCTGCCAAGCTTGTCAATCGTTATGCCTACCTTGGCGACTTGTCATTCTCTCGCCGCACATTTGATTCGATACCAGGGAAAGATGTCTATACCTGGAATTCCATGGTATCTGCTTATGTTCGCAGCGGGCGCTTCCGTGAAGCTTTAGATTGTTTCTCTCAGTTTTCGTTGACTTCTGATCTTCATCCTGATTTCTACACCTTTCCTCCTGTCTTGAAAGCTTGTGAGAATCTGGTTGACGGGAAGAAGATACACTGTCGAGTTCTAAAGCTGGGGTTCGAATGGGATGTCTTCGTGGCCGCTTCTTTGATCCATATGTATTCCCGTTTTGGTTTTATTTACGTTGCTCGTAAATTGTTTGATGATATGCCATTTCGAGATACAGGGTCTTGGAATGCAatgatttctgggttttgtcaGAATGCAAATGCAGCAGACGCGTTGGATGTCCTGGTTGAAATGAGAATGGAGGGGATAAAGATGGATCGCGTAACTGTTGCAAGTCTGCTGACTGCTTGTGCTCAATCAAACGACATCTCAAGCGGGAGGCTGATTCATTTATATGTCATAAAGCATGGACTGGACTTTGATCTGTTTGTATGCAATGCCTTGATTAACATGTATTCCAAATTTGGTAGCTTGGGACATGCACGAAGGGTTTTTGATCAAATGGAGGTTAGAGATTTAGTTTCATGGAACTCAATAGTTGCTGCATATGAGCAGAATAATGATCCAATCACTGCACTTGAATTATTTAACGCCATGCAATTACGCGGAATTCAGCCCGATTTTTTAACACTAGTGAGTTTGGCTTCAATTTTAGCTCAATTAAGTGACTCCGAAAAGAGTAAGTCTGTTCATGGATTCATCTTGAGGAGAGATTGGTTTGTGGAAGATGTTGTCATTGGAAATGCAGTTGTGGATATGTATGCTAAATTAGGTGCTATAGATTCCGCACGTACTGTTTTTGAAGGACTTCCTACCAAGGATGCTGTTTCATGGAATACTTTGATCACAGGCTATGCTCAAAATGGTCACGCAAGTGAAGCAATTGAAGTGTACCGCATGATGCAACAATGCAAAGAAATAATTCCAAACCATGGAACTTGGGTTAGCATTCTACCAGCATATACCCACGTGGGAGCCTTGCAACAAGGGATGAAAGTACATGGACGGGTGATTAAGAACCGTGTCTACTCAGATGTATTTGTGGGAACCTGCTTGATTGACATGTATGGAAAATGTGGAAGACTAGATGATGCATTGTGTCTGTTCTCCCAAGTTCCTAGGAAGAGTTCGGTCCCTTGGAATGCTTTAATTTCGTGTCATGGAGTTCATGGGCATGGTGAGAAAGCTCTGCAGCTATTCAATGATATGCTAGATGAGGGGGTCAAGCCAGATCATGTCACCTTTGTATCTTTAATGGCAGCGTGTAGCCATTCAGGTTTGGTCAATGAAGGTCAATCGTTCTTTCATACGATGCAGGAACAATACGGAATCAAGCCTAGTTTGAAGCACTATGGCTGCATGGTTGATTTGCTTGGTAGAGCCGGGCATTTAAACAAGGCATATAATTTTATAGAGAATATGTGTGTACGGCCTGATGCGTCTGTGTGGGGTGCTCTACTCGGCGCTTGTAGAATACATGGAAATGTTGAAATGGGCAAGATTGCTTCCGAACGCTTGTTTGAAGTTGATTCAGAGAACGTGGGTTACTATGTTTTGTTGTCAAACATATATGCAAATTTCGGGAAATGGGAAGGTGTAGAGAAAGTGAGATCTCTGGCCAGAAATCGGGGACTGACGAAGACTCCAGGATGGAGCTCAATAGAAGTGAATAATAACGTTGATGTCTTCTACACTGCAAATCAATCGCATCCAAAGTGCGAAGAAATATATGAGAAGCTGAGGGATCTAACCGCCAGAATGAAGAGCCTCGGTTACATTCCTGACTTGAGCTTCGTGTTGCAGGATGTCGAGGATGACGAGAAAGAGCACATCCTTAACAGCCACAGTGAGAGATTGGCAATTGCATTCGGAATCATCAGTACAGCCCCGAAAACACCCATTCGGATCTTCAAGAACTTGCGGGTTTGCGGCGATTGCCACAACGCAACGAAATTCATATCGGTAATCACGGAGAGGGAGATCATTGTGAGGGATTCTAAccgttttcatcattttaaagATGGAACTTGCTCTTGTGGGGATTATTGGTGA
- the LOC126624752 gene encoding pentatricopeptide repeat-containing protein At4g33990 isoform X2 has protein sequence MLVPTCRGRHVSKFLSSHRLCCQSFSSATNTLQLPSDGFANDNRNDNIDFLFHSCTNVHHAKQLHAYLVVLGKSQNIFLAAKLVNRYAYLGDLSFSRRTFDSIPGKDVYTWNSMVSAYVRSGRFREALDCFSQFSLTSDLHPDFYTFPPVLKACENLVDGKKIHCRVLKLGFEWDVFVAASLIHMYSRFGFIYVARKLFDDMPFRDTGSWNAMISGFCQNANAADALDVLVEMRMEGIKMDRVTVASLLTACAQSNDISSGRLIHLYVIKHGLDFDLFVCNALINMYSKFGSLGHARRVFDQMEVRDLVSWNSIVAAYEQNNDPITALELFNAMQLRGIQPDFLTLVSLASILAQLSDSEKSKSVHGFILRRDWFVEDVVIGNAVVDMYAKLGAIDSARTVFEGLPTKDAVSWNTLITGYAQNGHASEAIEVYRMMQQCKEIIPNHGTWVSILPAYTHVGALQQGMKVHGRVIKNRVYSDVFVGTCLIDMYGKCGRLDDALCLFSQVPRKSSVPWNALISCHGVHGHGEKALQLFNDMLDEGVKPDHVTFVSLMAACSHSGLVNEGQSFFHTMQEQYGIKPSLKHYGCMVDLLGRAGHLNKAYNFIENMCVRPDASVWGALLGACRIHGNVEMGKIASERLFEVDSENVGYYVLLSNIYANFGKWEGVEKVRSLARNRGLTKTPGWSSIEVNNNVDVFYTANQSHPKCEEIYEKLRDLTARMKSLGYIPDLSFVLQDVEDDEKEHILNSHSERLAIAFGIISTAPKTPIRIFKNLRVCGDCHNATKFISVITEREIIVRDSNRFHHFKDGTCSCGDYW, from the exons at GTTGGTGCCCACCTGCAGAGGTAGGCatgtttccaaatttttgtccTCACATCGACTTTGTTGTCAATCGTTCTCATCAGCTACAAATACTTTGCAGCTGCCATCAGATGGCTTTGCGAATGATAACAGAAATGATAATATCGATTTTCTATTCCACTCCTGCACAAATGTTCACCATGCTAAGCAACTCCATGCTTATCTTGTGGTGTTGGGAAAATCTCAGAATATCTTTCTTGCTGCCAAGCTTGTCAATCGTTATGCCTACCTTGGCGACTTGTCATTCTCTCGCCGCACATTTGATTCGATACCAGGGAAAGATGTCTATACCTGGAATTCCATGGTATCTGCTTATGTTCGCAGCGGGCGCTTCCGTGAAGCTTTAGATTGTTTCTCTCAGTTTTCGTTGACTTCTGATCTTCATCCTGATTTCTACACCTTTCCTCCTGTCTTGAAAGCTTGTGAGAATCTGGTTGACGGGAAGAAGATACACTGTCGAGTTCTAAAGCTGGGGTTCGAATGGGATGTCTTCGTGGCCGCTTCTTTGATCCATATGTATTCCCGTTTTGGTTTTATTTACGTTGCTCGTAAATTGTTTGATGATATGCCATTTCGAGATACAGGGTCTTGGAATGCAatgatttctgggttttgtcaGAATGCAAATGCAGCAGACGCGTTGGATGTCCTGGTTGAAATGAGAATGGAGGGGATAAAGATGGATCGCGTAACTGTTGCAAGTCTGCTGACTGCTTGTGCTCAATCAAACGACATCTCAAGCGGGAGGCTGATTCATTTATATGTCATAAAGCATGGACTGGACTTTGATCTGTTTGTATGCAATGCCTTGATTAACATGTATTCCAAATTTGGTAGCTTGGGACATGCACGAAGGGTTTTTGATCAAATGGAGGTTAGAGATTTAGTTTCATGGAACTCAATAGTTGCTGCATATGAGCAGAATAATGATCCAATCACTGCACTTGAATTATTTAACGCCATGCAATTACGCGGAATTCAGCCCGATTTTTTAACACTAGTGAGTTTGGCTTCAATTTTAGCTCAATTAAGTGACTCCGAAAAGAGTAAGTCTGTTCATGGATTCATCTTGAGGAGAGATTGGTTTGTGGAAGATGTTGTCATTGGAAATGCAGTTGTGGATATGTATGCTAAATTAGGTGCTATAGATTCCGCACGTACTGTTTTTGAAGGACTTCCTACCAAGGATGCTGTTTCATGGAATACTTTGATCACAGGCTATGCTCAAAATGGTCACGCAAGTGAAGCAATTGAAGTGTACCGCATGATGCAACAATGCAAAGAAATAATTCCAAACCATGGAACTTGGGTTAGCATTCTACCAGCATATACCCACGTGGGAGCCTTGCAACAAGGGATGAAAGTACATGGACGGGTGATTAAGAACCGTGTCTACTCAGATGTATTTGTGGGAACCTGCTTGATTGACATGTATGGAAAATGTGGAAGACTAGATGATGCATTGTGTCTGTTCTCCCAAGTTCCTAGGAAGAGTTCGGTCCCTTGGAATGCTTTAATTTCGTGTCATGGAGTTCATGGGCATGGTGAGAAAGCTCTGCAGCTATTCAATGATATGCTAGATGAGGGGGTCAAGCCAGATCATGTCACCTTTGTATCTTTAATGGCAGCGTGTAGCCATTCAGGTTTGGTCAATGAAGGTCAATCGTTCTTTCATACGATGCAGGAACAATACGGAATCAAGCCTAGTTTGAAGCACTATGGCTGCATGGTTGATTTGCTTGGTAGAGCCGGGCATTTAAACAAGGCATATAATTTTATAGAGAATATGTGTGTACGGCCTGATGCGTCTGTGTGGGGTGCTCTACTCGGCGCTTGTAGAATACATGGAAATGTTGAAATGGGCAAGATTGCTTCCGAACGCTTGTTTGAAGTTGATTCAGAGAACGTGGGTTACTATGTTTTGTTGTCAAACATATATGCAAATTTCGGGAAATGGGAAGGTGTAGAGAAAGTGAGATCTCTGGCCAGAAATCGGGGACTGACGAAGACTCCAGGATGGAGCTCAATAGAAGTGAATAATAACGTTGATGTCTTCTACACTGCAAATCAATCGCATCCAAAGTGCGAAGAAATATATGAGAAGCTGAGGGATCTAACCGCCAGAATGAAGAGCCTCGGTTACATTCCTGACTTGAGCTTCGTGTTGCAGGATGTCGAGGATGACGAGAAAGAGCACATCCTTAACAGCCACAGTGAGAGATTGGCAATTGCATTCGGAATCATCAGTACAGCCCCGAAAACACCCATTCGGATCTTCAAGAACTTGCGGGTTTGCGGCGATTGCCACAACGCAACGAAATTCATATCGGTAATCACGGAGAGGGAGATCATTGTGAGGGATTCTAAccgttttcatcattttaaagATGGAACTTGCTCTTGTGGGGATTATTGGTGA